A stretch of the Oenococcus sp. UCMA 16435 genome encodes the following:
- the atpE gene encoding F0F1 ATP synthase subunit C, translating into MNYLAAGIALCGSAIGAGIGNGMLMAKLIESIARQPELEGNLRTNMFISMALVEAMPIIVIAMSFVLINE; encoded by the coding sequence ATGAATTATCTTGCTGCAGGTATTGCTTTATGTGGATCAGCCATCGGTGCTGGTATTGGAAATGGTATGTTAATGGCCAAACTAATTGAGTCCATTGCACGTCAACCTGAACTTGAAGGAAATTTAAGAACTAATATGTTCATTTCGATGGCTTTAGTTGAGGCTATGCCGATCATCGTTATTGCGATGTCATTTGTTTTAATCAACGAATAA
- the atpB gene encoding F0F1 ATP synthase subunit A, translating into MPSGTLKTFQFLGLTFDWTTIISTSVAFVLVLAVAIFLSRKLSIRPGKRQNFLEWTIDFTNRIVKDQIPTAEGSTYRLYIFTLFLFIFVSNQMGLFLQFGGDSAQVKSPTAVPLVTMTMALITLMVARFAGVGKFGYKGYFRNTYLAPIPVLFPINILEQFTNFLTLGLRIYGNIFAGEILLTLISGFALPNNTLSSPISFILAIPLELAWQAFSILIGSIQAFVFATLTSVYISQMVTKE; encoded by the coding sequence ATGCCCAGTGGTACACTGAAGACCTTCCAATTCCTAGGTTTGACTTTTGATTGGACGACGATTATTTCAACGTCTGTGGCCTTCGTATTGGTTTTGGCAGTCGCAATATTTTTGTCTAGAAAATTAAGTATTCGTCCTGGAAAACGACAAAATTTTCTTGAATGGACTATTGATTTTACTAACCGTATTGTCAAGGACCAAATTCCAACGGCAGAAGGATCGACATATAGACTTTATATTTTTACGTTGTTTCTCTTTATATTTGTTTCGAATCAGATGGGCCTTTTTCTTCAATTTGGCGGTGATTCGGCACAAGTAAAAAGCCCAACAGCGGTTCCATTAGTTACCATGACAATGGCTTTGATAACATTAATGGTTGCACGTTTTGCTGGCGTTGGAAAGTTTGGCTATAAAGGTTATTTCAGGAATACTTATTTGGCACCTATTCCGGTCTTATTTCCTATTAATATTCTTGAACAGTTTACGAACTTTTTGACTCTGGGACTCCGGATTTACGGAAATATTTTCGCTGGTGAAATTCTGTTAACTTTGATTTCAGGATTCGCGCTGCCGAACAATACTCTCAGTTCGCCGATTAGTTTTATTTTAGCGATTCCGCTAGAATTAGCTTGGCAAGCGTTTAGTATATTAATTGGATCTATTCAGGCCTTTGTCTTTGCGACATTAACGAGTGTCTATATTTCTCAAATGGTCACCAAAGAATAA
- a CDS encoding NAD(P)H-hydrate dehydratase, producing MNKTIIKKEILYKVIKKRVNESNKTNYGRILLICGSQSFGGAAIMASKAAVYSGAGLVTLASDMINRTPFLSSVPEAMFLDYSKKDKLINSIAKSDVILLGSGLEDSDFSLNLLETVFNNVKTKHLLVIDGTALSMIGKNGLNIPKSPTTILTPHQGEWQRVSGLSIPEQIPVENYKKMTELNIDFLVLKGSATEIYSLKKSEEYSKLNIGGPFQATGGMGDTLAGLIAGFLGQFKSDKISVIQAATYLHSYIAHNLSQKQYVTLPTRISEQIPTEMKKII from the coding sequence ATGAATAAAACAATTATTAAAAAAGAAATCCTTTATAAAGTAATAAAAAAACGAGTTAACGAGTCAAATAAAACAAACTATGGCCGGATTCTTTTAATATGTGGAAGCCAATCCTTTGGCGGAGCCGCAATTATGGCAAGCAAAGCTGCCGTTTATTCTGGAGCAGGTCTTGTGACACTTGCTTCAGATATGATCAATCGAACACCATTTCTGTCATCAGTACCAGAAGCAATGTTTTTAGATTATTCAAAAAAAGATAAATTAATCAATTCAATCGCAAAATCTGATGTAATTTTACTCGGATCAGGATTAGAAGATTCCGACTTTAGTCTTAACTTATTGGAAACGGTTTTTAATAATGTAAAAACAAAACATCTTTTAGTCATTGACGGAACAGCTCTTTCAATGATTGGAAAAAATGGCTTAAATATCCCAAAAAGTCCAACAACAATTCTAACTCCGCATCAAGGCGAGTGGCAAAGAGTTTCGGGCTTATCGATTCCAGAGCAAATTCCAGTCGAAAACTATAAAAAAATGACTGAATTAAACATAGATTTCTTAGTTTTGAAAGGCTCGGCCACAGAAATTTATTCACTCAAAAAATCGGAAGAATATAGCAAATTAAATATCGGTGGCCCATTCCAAGCAACTGGTGGCATGGGTGATACGTTAGCTGGATTAATAGCTGGTTTTCTTGGACAATTCAAAAGTGACAAAATATCGGTTATACAAGCAGCAACATACTTACATAGTTATATCGCTCACAATTTGAGTCAAAAACAGTACGTAACCCTTCCAACGAGAATCTCTGAACAGATCCCCACAGAAATGAAAAAAATCATTTAG
- a CDS encoding D-serine ammonia-lyase, giving the protein MTEILFKRQLNLSDQFLTNLKSYQEIFWKNPSYGSELLDSDVNQETVFQANRRLERFAPYLESVFSDTKQSKGIIESPIQRMDSIRDLLSIKGSLLIKRDDLMPVSGSIKSRGGIYEVLYFAEKLAIDNGFNIEKDKYQDLQNAKYRSLFNQWRIEVASTGNLGLSVGLMASTLGFKARVHMSHDATDWKINKLRQNGVEVKIYDDNFSNAVAAARTSSQKDPYSYFIDDEGSKLLFAGYATAGERVKIQLSRMHIDVSKDHPLVVYLPAGVGGSPSGVAFGLKLQFADAVIPIFVEPTHMPSVLLGMASGLNHDISVYDVGIDGKTAADGLAVGRPSMIAGHYMKDKLFGIATVSDSNMFVYQGMLKEMENIEVEPSAAVGIHGLIKSKKIPEIPNSATHMIWSTGGSMVPKDTMNQYQNKAVEIFDTWKAK; this is encoded by the coding sequence ATGACAGAGATTTTATTTAAAAGGCAATTGAATCTTAGCGATCAATTTTTAACGAATTTAAAAAGTTATCAAGAAATTTTTTGGAAAAATCCTAGTTATGGAAGTGAACTTCTTGATTCAGATGTGAATCAAGAAACAGTTTTTCAAGCTAATCGTCGTTTAGAACGCTTTGCTCCTTATTTGGAATCGGTTTTTTCAGATACTAAGCAGAGTAAAGGCATCATTGAATCTCCAATTCAGAGGATGGATTCTATCAGGGATTTACTTTCTATTAAGGGTTCTCTCCTTATTAAGAGAGATGATTTAATGCCTGTAAGCGGTTCGATTAAAAGTCGCGGCGGAATCTATGAAGTATTATATTTTGCAGAAAAATTAGCGATTGATAATGGTTTTAATATTGAAAAAGATAAATATCAAGATCTCCAAAATGCTAAATATCGTAGCCTTTTTAATCAATGGCGAATCGAAGTTGCTAGTACCGGCAATCTTGGTTTAAGTGTTGGATTAATGGCCAGTACGCTCGGCTTCAAGGCAAGGGTTCATATGTCACACGATGCTACTGATTGGAAAATTAATAAGCTTCGACAAAATGGTGTTGAAGTTAAAATTTATGATGATAATTTTTCTAATGCTGTTGCAGCAGCTAGAACATCTTCTCAAAAGGACCCGTATAGCTACTTTATTGACGATGAGGGTTCTAAATTGCTTTTTGCCGGGTATGCCACGGCTGGTGAAAGAGTTAAGATACAATTATCCAGGATGCATATAGATGTCTCAAAGGATCATCCTTTAGTTGTCTACCTCCCGGCTGGTGTAGGCGGATCTCCCAGCGGAGTAGCTTTTGGCTTAAAATTACAGTTTGCCGATGCTGTTATTCCTATTTTCGTCGAACCCACACATATGCCATCAGTCCTCTTAGGAATGGCTAGTGGATTAAACCACGATATTTCCGTTTACGATGTTGGAATCGATGGTAAAACAGCAGCTGATGGTCTTGCTGTTGGCAGGCCCTCGATGATTGCCGGGCATTATATGAAAGATAAATTATTTGGTATTGCAACGGTTTCAGATTCCAATATGTTTGTTTATCAAGGAATGCTTAAAGAAATGGAAAATATTGAAGTAGAACCTTCTGCGGCTGTCGGAATACATGGATTAATTAAATCTAAGAAAATCCCGGAAATTCCAAATTCAGCAACGCACATGATCTGGTCTACCGGAGGCTCGATGGTACCAAAAGATACAATGAACCAATATCAAAATAAAGCAGTCGAAATCTTTGATACTTGGAAAGCTAAATGA
- the rpoC gene encoding DNA-directed RNA polymerase subunit beta', with amino-acid sequence MAIDVNKFESMQIGLASPAKIREWSYGEVKKPETINYRTLKAERDGLFDERIFGPIKDYECACGKYKRIRYKGIVCDRCGVEVTSSKVRRERMGHIELAAPVTHIWYFKGIPSRMGLILDMSPRSLEEIIYFASYVVINPGNTPLEKKQLVTEAEYRQYQDQYGTDTFDAKMGAEAIKELLAEVDLEKQAKELKNELKDATGQKRTRAVRRLDIVEAFIQSGNKPEWMVMDVIPVIPPDLRPMVQLEGGRFATSDLNDLYRRVINRNNRLKRLLDLNAPGIIVQNEKRMLQEAVDALIDNGRRGRPVSGPGNRPLKSLSHLLKGKQGRFRQNLLGKRVDYSGRSVIDVGPFLKMNQMGLPRQMAVELFKPFIYNRLIELGTENGGANNLRSARRLVERHEDVVQDVLEEVVKEHPVLLNRAPTLHRLGIQAFEPVLVSGKAMRLHPLVTTAYNADFDGDQMAIHVPLSDEAQAEARLLMLAASHILAPKDGKPIVAPSQDMTIGNYYLTTEEAGIKGEGMIFSSADEVKMALQNHEVELHTRIGIAASSFDKAKPFTDHQRARIMVTTVGKVIFNEILPDDFPYINEPKPENFNGIDDRFFLDPGTDIIEWFKNESLNGPFKSGFLSDIIAQIYARYQVTRTSVLLDDMKDLGYDISTRSGLTVAMSDVTELPEKAAVLKEAHEKVAKITKQFRRGLLTDDERYIQVTQTWSDAQDKIKSMLIASFDSKNPIFMMSDSGARGNISNFVQLAGMRGLMAAPNGKVIELPVTANFREGLSVLEMFISTHGARKGMTDTALKTANSGYLTRRLVDVAQEVIVREEDCGTDRGLDVSAIMDGNEVIEPLYDRILGRYAMKPVIDPKTGEVIAKQNEMIDEHVAGQIIDAGIQTVTIRSIFTCRTEHGVCVKCYGRNMATGDIVEVGEAVGTVAAQSIGEPGTQLTMRTFHTGGVALSEDITQGLPRVQEIFEARNPKGRAEISEVTGKVTSIEENPADRTKTVTIEGETDTREYILPISARLRVAEGDEIHRSEAINEGPLDPKELIKVSSALKTENYMLAEVQKVYRMQGVGIADKHVEVMVRQMLRKVRVMDPGQTDLLPGELLDIADFRRANTKAILSGQMAATSRPVLLGITKASLETNSFLSAASFQETTRVLTDAAIRGKNDPLVGLKENVIIGKVIPAGTGVAEYRHIKDEVVAAPVEPLEKIPTLDELQKTFDKEPASSTVNKAGNNTK; translated from the coding sequence TTGGCAATAGACGTTAACAAATTTGAATCTATGCAAATTGGTTTAGCATCGCCAGCTAAGATCCGTGAGTGGTCTTATGGTGAAGTTAAAAAACCAGAAACGATCAACTATCGTACTTTAAAAGCTGAGCGTGATGGTCTCTTTGACGAACGAATTTTTGGACCGATTAAAGATTACGAATGTGCTTGTGGAAAATATAAGCGGATTCGTTATAAGGGAATTGTTTGTGACCGTTGTGGCGTTGAAGTTACTTCTTCGAAGGTTCGTCGTGAAAGAATGGGCCATATCGAATTAGCCGCTCCTGTTACACACATTTGGTACTTTAAAGGAATTCCAAGTCGGATGGGCTTGATTTTGGATATGAGCCCTCGTTCTCTTGAAGAAATTATTTATTTTGCCAGCTACGTTGTAATAAATCCTGGTAATACACCGCTTGAAAAAAAGCAATTAGTCACCGAGGCCGAATATCGTCAATATCAAGATCAGTATGGTACTGATACTTTTGATGCGAAGATGGGCGCCGAGGCTATCAAGGAATTATTAGCTGAAGTTGATCTTGAAAAACAAGCTAAGGAATTAAAAAATGAATTAAAGGATGCAACCGGACAAAAACGGACTCGTGCTGTTCGTCGCTTGGACATTGTCGAAGCCTTTATCCAATCTGGCAACAAACCAGAGTGGATGGTTATGGATGTTATTCCGGTCATTCCTCCCGATTTGCGTCCAATGGTCCAATTGGAAGGTGGCCGTTTTGCTACTTCCGATTTAAACGACCTGTATCGTCGGGTTATCAATCGTAATAACCGTCTTAAGCGTTTATTGGACTTAAATGCTCCTGGAATCATTGTTCAAAACGAAAAACGTATGCTTCAGGAAGCTGTTGATGCTTTGATTGATAATGGACGTCGTGGACGTCCGGTTTCTGGACCTGGTAATCGTCCTTTGAAGTCGCTTTCCCACTTACTAAAAGGTAAGCAAGGACGTTTCCGTCAAAACTTGTTAGGAAAACGTGTTGATTATTCCGGTCGTTCGGTTATCGATGTTGGGCCTTTCTTGAAAATGAACCAAATGGGTCTTCCTCGCCAAATGGCTGTCGAATTGTTTAAGCCTTTCATTTATAATCGCTTAATTGAATTGGGAACAGAAAATGGTGGCGCAAATAATCTTCGTTCCGCTCGTCGCTTGGTTGAACGTCATGAAGATGTTGTTCAGGATGTCTTAGAAGAAGTTGTTAAAGAACATCCGGTTTTGCTTAATCGTGCACCGACTTTACATCGTCTTGGCATCCAGGCTTTTGAACCTGTTCTTGTATCTGGTAAAGCGATGCGTTTGCACCCATTGGTTACGACGGCTTATAATGCTGATTTCGATGGTGACCAAATGGCAATTCATGTTCCTTTGTCCGATGAAGCTCAAGCTGAAGCACGTTTGTTGATGCTGGCTGCTTCTCATATCCTGGCACCTAAGGATGGAAAACCAATTGTTGCTCCTTCACAGGATATGACAATTGGAAACTATTATTTAACCACTGAAGAAGCCGGCATCAAAGGCGAGGGGATGATCTTCTCTTCTGCTGATGAAGTCAAAATGGCTTTACAGAATCACGAAGTGGAATTGCACACTCGCATTGGTATTGCAGCTTCTAGTTTTGATAAAGCAAAGCCGTTTACTGATCACCAGCGCGCAAGAATTATGGTAACAACGGTTGGTAAAGTTATTTTCAATGAAATTTTGCCAGATGATTTCCCGTATATTAATGAACCAAAACCGGAAAACTTTAACGGCATCGACGATCGATTCTTCCTCGATCCTGGTACGGATATTATCGAATGGTTTAAAAACGAATCATTGAACGGACCATTTAAGTCTGGATTCTTATCAGATATCATTGCTCAAATTTATGCCCGTTACCAAGTAACTCGGACTTCTGTTTTGCTTGATGATATGAAAGATCTTGGATATGATATTTCAACTCGTTCTGGCTTGACCGTTGCCATGTCGGACGTTACAGAACTTCCTGAAAAGGCCGCAGTGCTTAAGGAAGCCCATGAAAAAGTTGCTAAAATCACTAAACAATTCCGTCGTGGTTTGTTGACTGATGACGAGCGTTATATTCAAGTTACTCAGACCTGGTCGGACGCTCAAGACAAGATCAAATCAATGCTGATTGCCTCCTTTGATTCAAAGAATCCAATCTTTATGATGAGTGATTCTGGTGCCCGTGGAAACATTTCCAACTTCGTTCAATTGGCTGGTATGCGTGGCTTAATGGCCGCTCCTAACGGTAAGGTTATTGAACTTCCTGTTACTGCCAATTTCCGTGAGGGCCTTTCTGTTTTGGAAATGTTTATTTCTACTCATGGTGCACGTAAAGGAATGACCGATACGGCTTTGAAAACGGCTAACTCTGGATATCTGACCCGTCGTTTGGTTGACGTTGCTCAAGAAGTTATCGTTCGTGAAGAAGATTGTGGTACGGATCGTGGCCTTGATGTTTCGGCAATTATGGATGGTAATGAAGTTATTGAACCACTTTATGATCGTATCTTAGGCCGATATGCAATGAAACCGGTTATTGATCCAAAAACCGGCGAAGTGATTGCCAAACAAAATGAAATGATTGACGAACATGTCGCTGGCCAAATCATTGATGCCGGCATTCAAACAGTTACAATCCGATCGATCTTTACTTGCCGTACCGAACATGGTGTTTGTGTTAAATGCTATGGCCGCAATATGGCAACTGGTGACATTGTTGAAGTTGGTGAGGCTGTCGGTACAGTTGCCGCTCAGTCCATTGGAGAACCTGGTACTCAATTGACGATGCGTACTTTCCATACCGGTGGTGTTGCTTTGTCTGAAGATATTACCCAAGGTCTTCCTCGTGTTCAGGAAATTTTCGAGGCCCGTAATCCTAAAGGCCGTGCGGAGATTTCCGAAGTAACTGGTAAGGTTACAAGTATCGAGGAGAATCCGGCCGATCGTACTAAAACAGTTACGATTGAGGGAGAAACCGATACACGTGAATATATTCTACCGATTTCTGCTCGTTTGCGAGTTGCCGAAGGTGATGAAATTCATCGTTCGGAAGCCATCAATGAAGGTCCTTTGGATCCTAAGGAACTTATAAAAGTTTCTAGTGCTTTAAAGACTGAGAATTACATGCTGGCCGAAGTTCAAAAAGTTTACCGTATGCAAGGTGTTGGCATTGCCGATAAGCATGTTGAGGTTATGGTTCGTCAAATGCTCCGCAAGGTTCGTGTGATGGATCCTGGCCAAACAGACTTGCTTCCTGGTGAATTGTTGGATATTGCTGACTTCCGTCGTGCAAATACCAAAGCAATTCTTTCAGGCCAAATGGCTGCCACGTCGCGTCCGGTTCTGCTTGGTATTACAAAAGCTTCTCTAGAGACTAATTCATTCTTGTCTGCCGCATCATTCCAAGAGACTACCCGTGTCTTAACGGATGCTGCTATTCGTGGCAAAAATGATCCTCTGGTTGGTTTAAAGGAAAATGTCATTATCGGTAAGGTTATTCCTGCCGGAACCGGTGTGGCCGAATATCGTCATATTAAAGACGAAGTCGTTGCTGCTCCAGTTGAACCATTGGAAAAAATCCCTACATTGGATGAATTGCAAAAGACATTTGATAAAGAACCTGCTTCTTCGACTGTGAATAAAGCAGGTAATAACACTAAGTAA
- a CDS encoding DNA-directed RNA polymerase subunit beta, with protein sequence MVAHNVKINKHVTRRSYSSAKEVLEIPPLTEVQTASYKWFMDKGIKEMFNDIMPIEDFAGKLSLEYVDYSLGEPKYSLKESREQGVNYAAPLHVTLRLTNKETGEIKSQDVYFGEFPLMTEYGSFVINGAERVVVSQLVRSPGIYYNEDTDKTGKVVYGTTVIPNRGAWLELDTDAKGVANIRIDRTRKLPITELIRSFGFGSDSEIQDIFGDEVESLNLAIEKDVHKDPSMSRVGEALEDIYERLRPGEPKTIDSSRSLLAARFFDPKRYDLGNVGRYKVNKKLSLKSRLLGQTLAENILNSDGEVVVPKDTKIDKKSMKLISPLLDEEDFHVENLQPDEEGVLPDPIKVQSIKIFSQVDPTKIIKLIGNGHIDESIHHILPADILAGMNYFFNLQEGVGATDDIDHLGNRRIRSVGELLENQFRIGLTRMERVVRERMSIQDSDTVTPQQLINIRPVVAAVKEFFGSSQLSQFMDQTNPLGELNHKRRLSALGPGGLTRDRAGYEVRDVHYSHYGRIDPIETPEGPNIGLITSLAVYGRINEYGFIETPYRRVDWDTHKVTDKIDYLTADVEDNYTIAQANSPLNDDGSFTNPTVTARHGDNNIETPIEDVDYMDVSPKQVVAVSTAAIPFLENDDSNRALMGANMQRQAVPLVAPHSPIVGTGIEYRAAVDSGLAQIAEEKGTIEYVDGRTIKVREEDGTLHEYPLMKFQRSNGGKNYNQTPIVKVGEKIEKGEVLADGPAMENGELALGQNPVVAFMTWHGYNFEDAIVLNERLVRDDVYTSIHIEEHESEARDTKLGPEEITREIPNVGEDQLKDLDDSGIIRIGAEVEDGDILVGKITPKGVTELSAEERLLHAIFGEKAREVRDTSLRVPHGGGGIIQDVEIFTRENGDELAPGVNMMVRVFIAQKRKIQVGDKMAGRHGNKGTVSVVVPEEDMPFMPDGRPIDILLSPMGVPSRMNIGQILELHLGMAARKLGIKVMTPVFDGASDDEIIDALKEAGLDEDGKTVLYDGQTGEAFDNRISVGVMHYMKLAHMVDDKIHARSIGPYSLVTQQPLGGKAQFGGQRFGEMEVWALEAYGAAYTLQELMTYKSDDVRGRNKVFESIVKGQAIPKPGVPESFRVLVKELQSLGLDTKVLDAKGREVRMAQMDEDDNVATVDALEQIAKEKPDLFKGDDDDTPRIPAAKLDEENI encoded by the coding sequence TTGGTTGCACATAATGTGAAGATAAATAAGCATGTTACTCGACGCAGTTACTCTTCTGCTAAAGAAGTGCTTGAAATCCCACCGTTGACCGAAGTCCAGACCGCCTCTTATAAGTGGTTTATGGATAAAGGTATTAAAGAAATGTTCAATGATATTATGCCTATTGAAGATTTTGCTGGCAAATTATCACTTGAATATGTAGATTATTCATTGGGAGAACCAAAATATTCGTTAAAGGAATCCCGCGAACAAGGTGTTAACTATGCAGCTCCACTGCACGTTACTCTTCGTTTGACAAACAAAGAGACTGGTGAAATTAAGTCTCAGGATGTTTATTTTGGCGAATTTCCATTAATGACCGAATATGGTTCCTTTGTGATTAACGGAGCCGAACGTGTCGTTGTATCGCAACTTGTTCGTTCTCCTGGAATTTACTACAACGAAGATACAGATAAAACCGGTAAGGTCGTTTATGGAACGACGGTTATTCCAAACCGTGGTGCTTGGTTGGAATTGGATACTGATGCCAAAGGTGTTGCCAATATTAGAATTGATCGAACTCGTAAGCTTCCAATTACAGAATTAATTCGTTCTTTTGGTTTTGGCTCAGACTCAGAGATCCAAGATATCTTTGGTGATGAAGTAGAATCCCTGAATTTGGCAATTGAAAAAGATGTCCACAAAGACCCTTCAATGTCACGGGTCGGTGAAGCTTTGGAAGATATTTACGAGCGTTTGCGCCCCGGTGAACCAAAGACGATTGATTCGTCTCGTTCGCTATTAGCAGCCCGTTTCTTTGATCCGAAACGCTATGATCTTGGCAATGTTGGTCGCTATAAGGTTAATAAAAAACTTTCTCTAAAATCTCGTCTGTTAGGTCAAACCTTGGCTGAAAATATTTTGAATTCCGATGGCGAAGTTGTTGTTCCTAAAGACACGAAGATTGATAAGAAAAGTATGAAACTGATTTCTCCTTTGCTAGACGAAGAAGATTTTCACGTTGAAAATCTGCAGCCTGATGAAGAAGGTGTTTTACCTGATCCGATTAAAGTCCAGTCGATTAAAATATTCAGTCAAGTTGATCCGACTAAGATTATTAAATTAATTGGCAACGGTCACATTGACGAATCAATTCATCATATTCTGCCTGCTGATATTCTTGCCGGTATGAATTATTTCTTTAACCTCCAAGAGGGAGTTGGCGCAACCGATGATATTGATCATTTGGGTAATCGTCGAATTCGTTCGGTTGGCGAACTGCTCGAAAACCAATTCCGTATCGGTCTTACACGAATGGAGCGTGTTGTCCGCGAACGGATGTCGATTCAAGATTCCGACACTGTTACACCACAACAATTAATTAACATTCGTCCAGTTGTTGCTGCAGTCAAAGAGTTCTTTGGTTCTTCACAACTTTCTCAATTCATGGATCAGACTAACCCGCTTGGCGAGTTGAACCATAAGCGTCGTTTGTCTGCCTTGGGACCTGGTGGACTGACTCGTGATCGTGCCGGTTATGAAGTTCGTGATGTTCATTATTCTCATTACGGCCGTATCGATCCAATTGAAACTCCAGAAGGTCCAAACATTGGTTTAATTACTTCTTTGGCTGTCTATGGACGAATCAACGAATATGGTTTTATCGAGACACCTTATCGTCGTGTTGATTGGGATACGCACAAGGTTACCGACAAGATCGATTATTTGACTGCCGATGTCGAAGATAATTATACAATTGCTCAAGCTAACTCGCCGTTAAATGATGATGGTTCTTTCACAAACCCGACTGTTACTGCTCGTCATGGCGATAACAATATTGAAACACCGATCGAAGATGTTGATTATATGGATGTTTCTCCAAAACAGGTCGTTGCTGTTTCGACGGCTGCTATTCCTTTCCTTGAAAATGATGATTCCAACCGTGCCTTGATGGGTGCCAACATGCAGCGCCAAGCTGTACCTTTAGTTGCTCCTCATTCACCAATTGTTGGAACTGGGATTGAGTATCGCGCAGCGGTCGATTCTGGGCTAGCACAAATTGCTGAAGAAAAGGGCACAATCGAATATGTCGATGGCCGAACGATTAAAGTCCGCGAAGAAGATGGAACTCTCCATGAATATCCATTAATGAAGTTCCAGCGCTCGAATGGCGGAAAGAATTATAACCAGACTCCAATTGTTAAAGTTGGTGAAAAAATTGAAAAAGGCGAAGTACTTGCCGATGGACCAGCAATGGAAAATGGTGAACTTGCCCTAGGACAAAATCCGGTTGTTGCCTTTATGACTTGGCATGGATATAACTTTGAAGATGCAATTGTCTTAAACGAACGATTGGTTCGTGACGATGTTTATACATCTATTCATATCGAAGAACATGAGTCTGAAGCACGTGATACAAAACTTGGACCTGAAGAAATTACTCGCGAAATCCCTAACGTTGGTGAAGATCAATTGAAGGATCTTGATGATTCCGGAATTATTCGAATTGGTGCCGAAGTCGAAGACGGAGACATTTTAGTTGGAAAAATTACTCCAAAAGGGGTGACAGAATTATCAGCCGAAGAACGTTTGCTTCATGCTATTTTTGGTGAAAAAGCTCGTGAAGTTCGTGATACATCTTTGCGTGTCCCTCACGGCGGTGGCGGAATTATTCAGGATGTCGAAATTTTCACTCGAGAAAATGGTGACGAATTAGCACCTGGCGTAAACATGATGGTCCGGGTATTTATTGCTCAGAAACGTAAGATTCAAGTCGGTGATAAAATGGCTGGTCGTCATGGAAACAAAGGAACTGTTTCGGTTGTTGTTCCGGAAGAAGATATGCCTTTTATGCCTGACGGCAGACCGATCGATATTCTCCTTTCGCCAATGGGTGTTCCATCCCGTATGAACATTGGACAGATTTTGGAACTTCACTTGGGTATGGCAGCTAGAAAGCTCGGTATTAAAGTTATGACTCCTGTTTTCGATGGAGCTTCCGATGACGAAATTATTGATGCTCTAAAAGAAGCCGGACTCGACGAAGATGGCAAGACGGTTCTCTATGATGGACAAACCGGCGAAGCTTTTGATAATCGAATCTCCGTTGGTGTCATGCATTATATGAAGCTGGCTCACATGGTCGATGATAAGATTCATGCTCGTTCGATCGGACCATATTCTCTTGTTACTCAGCAGCCTTTGGGTGGTAAAGCCCAATTTGGTGGCCAACGTTTTGGTGAGATGGAAGTTTGGGCTCTTGAAGCTTATGGTGCTGCCTATACTTTGCAGGAACTCATGACTTATAAGTCCGATGATGTTCGCGGTCGTAACAAGGTCTTTGAATCTATTGTTAAGGGACAGGCAATTCCAAAACCTGGTGTTCCAGAGTCTTTCCGTGTTCTTGTCAAAGAATTACAATCATTAGGTCTTGACACCAAAGTGCTTGACGCCAAGGGCCGAGAAGTTCGTATGGCACAGATGGATGAGGATGATAATGTTGCAACGGTCGATGCATTGGAACAGATCGCCAAAGAAAAGCCTGATTTGTTTAAAGGAGACGATGACGATACGCCACGGATTCCAGCAGCAAAGCTTGATGAAGAAAATATTTAA
- a CDS encoding cold-shock protein: METGTVKWFNADKGYGFITRDNGGDVFVHFSAIQTDGFKSLDEGQKVTFEVEDGQRGPQAVNVNKAN, encoded by the coding sequence ATGGAAACAGGTACAGTTAAATGGTTTAATGCCGATAAAGGCTATGGTTTTATCACTCGCGACAATGGTGGCGATGTATTCGTACATTTTTCAGCTATTCAAACTGATGGCTTCAAGTCATTGGATGAAGGTCAAAAGGTCACTTTCGAAGTTGAAGATGGCCAACGTGGACCACAAGCCGTTAACGTTAATAAAGCTAACTAA